A region from the Corylus avellana chromosome ca7, CavTom2PMs-1.0 genome encodes:
- the LOC132188809 gene encoding LOW QUALITY PROTEIN: UDP-glucose 6-dehydrogenase 1 (The sequence of the model RefSeq protein was modified relative to this genomic sequence to represent the inferred CDS: inserted 3 bases in 2 codons; deleted 2 bases in 1 codon; substituted 1 base at 1 genomic stop codon) produces MFNTVSGKKLPYSRLPFKKDTGDTRETPAIDVCKGPLEDKAWLSIYDLQVTEDQIQRDLSLIIIQVXVWDAYEATEESHGVCILXEWDEFKTPDXQMIFDNMQKPAFVFDGRNIVETKKLRDIGFIIYSIGKLLNPWLKDMPAVA; encoded by the exons ATGTTCAATACAGTGTCTGGTAAAAAA TTGCCATACTCGCGTTTGCCCTTCAAGAAGGATACTGGGGACACAAGGGAAACACCAGCAATTGATGTGTGCAAAGGGCCATTGGAGGATAAAGCATGGTTGAGCATATATGACTTACAAGTCACTGAGGATCAGATACAAAGGGATCTCTCATTAATCATTATACAAGT TGTTTGGGACGCTTATGAGGCCACTGAGGAATCTCACGGGGTCTGCATTC ACGAGTGGGATGAGTTCAAGACCCCTGATTAGCAAATGATTTTTGATAATATGCAGAAACCAGCATTTGTGTTTGATGGCAGAAACATTGTGGAGACTAAGAAGCTGAGGGATATAGGATTCATTATCTACTCAATTGGGAAGCTATTGAACCCATGGCTCAAGGACATGCCTGCGGTCGCATAA